TTTGTCATTGCTGCAACAAAAAGGTTTTCCTCTCTCCAAGAAACACCTTTAAGAAGGGGAACTTTCCTGAACTCCATGGCAGGGCAAGAACCAGGAGCTGGAAACAAAGCTGGGCACGTTCAGGCTAGAAGGGAGGCGCACGCTCCTCGCGATGGAGGTGATTAACCACTGGAACAGCTTCCTGGGGAGATGATGAATTCGCCATCGCTGAAAGCCCTTAAATCAAGTCTGAGTGTCTCTTGCCAAAAGGCATCTTCTAGCTCAGCCAGAAATTACGGCCTTGTTCAAGGAACCCAGTGACTGACGCGCATCGGGCACCTGGGAGCCTGGCACCCCCCTCTCCTGGCTGTGAGGCTTCACTGAAGGTCTTGGAGCAAGTGCTGCTCCATCAGATAGGATAAATAATGGCGAGCAAAGGGGCTAGGaggtgccctgcctgccccgagtGTGAatggaagagcaggaagaaacACACAGCGGGGCCCAGGCACAGAAACCACCTTGGAAATTATTTCTCTAAAGAGAGTTGTgcgggatggggaggagggaagggagagcagccagcccctgccctgggctgcgcCATCGCTGCCATGCTGGCCGGTCCCGTAGCCGACACCGAGAGCCTTGCAACCGCCCTTGTCCCGTGTGGCTTCGCTGTGCCTCCCGCTCCGCAGCCacggggaggatggggaggatggggaggatggTGTGGGTGACGTCCCCCGTGCTCCTCTGCCCAGCCGTGGGCACCCTCCGAACCTGATGTCATCCCTGGGGGGAGCAGCCGGATGTTTTTCTCTTGAGTCAGGTACAAATGGAGCGGCTGATGGAGGAAACACCCACCTCCTGCTGCAGGTCTCGGCACGCGCCGGCTGTGCGATGCCGGCGAGGGGGGTCTGTGCTGCCAGACGTGACCGCGTGTAACCCCTCATCCCGCCGAGCCCACCAGCACTGGGGTGGGTCACCATGGACTAGTGTCCGTGGAGAAATCAGCCCTCTTAGGGTCTTAAAGGAGGGCAGCGTTGGGCCACGGGGGTCTCCCGTGGCACCTGGGGGTCCCTGCAGCGCTGGAGGTGGAGCAGCATCCCCCGCCCGCCCTGCCAGAGCTTGCGAACAGGAGCCAAAATCGACAGCAAGAAGAACAGAGACGCGTGTCCCCCACTGAGCTTAGCTAACGAACCTGACTCGAGCGCTGAATCGGTAACgacctcctctttcttcctgcagACATTAAATACATAGAGATGACGCCAGGCAGAGCCACGTGTCCCGAGCGGCTgcagggctcccccagcccttcGGGGACGCCGTTCTCCAGGTCCCCCCAGGGCAACGGTTCCCTGCCCCAAAAAGGGGGACTCAGAGGCAACTACAGCACCGGTGGCAGCGTGGTTTTCTCGAGCCCACCCAGACCCGTGAGCCCCCGCTCGGCCGCCCCAAGCTGCGCTGCCTCCCCGACCTGCAGCAAAGCGTCCGAGTGCGTCGCCGTCCCCCTGCAGTGCGCGGCCGGACAGACCGACAGCATCTCCTATGGCCCCGGGGCTCTGGGCACCTCCCTGGGCTTCGACAATTTGCTGAAGCCCCTGCAGGTGATGAGGacgcagcagaggagcagctgggTGTCCCTGCTCTCCACCAGCCCCGGCTCGGACACCAGTTACATCCTTGGAAGGTAAATGCCGCCTCGTGTCCCAGGCTCGGGCTGGTGGTGGGGATGGAAGGGGCACGGGGCGGTTTTCCCAAGTCCCAGAGTCCAAGCCCTCCTTCCGCAGGCTGGGAGTCGCTGCCCCGCAGGGCTGGCGCGGTCTCTGGGGTGGGCTGTGCCTCCCACCCCGGCCGAGCCCcgctcagctcctcctgctctccctctccctcctgcagcagcacccacTCGCTCCCCCACGACGACTCGGATGCTCACCTCGCCGCCTGCCGCTCGGCCGACTGCCCGTCCCCTgccagctccctgggcagcccctgcccaccctccccgAGCGTCAGGTCTCACTCTGGAGAAGCTTTTGGCCTGAGCCTCCACCAGCCCAGGACAACCTGCTCCACCAAAGCCAACGCCTCCCCATCCCAGAAGGGACAGGCCAGCAGCTGCCCCCCCTCCATCCTCAACTCCGCAGCCGACATCCCGGTGCTGCTGGTGAACGGGTGCCTGGAACACGGAGGTGCATCCTCCAGGCTGGCCAAagcccccccagcctctgccaagCAGAGCccccctcccagctgcagcctggccgTGGGGCTCGGGGGCCTCAACGCCGCGCTGTCGGCACCAGCGCTCTCCTGCGCCTCCGACAGTAAGTCACCTCCCTGCCACGGGgtctggggccggggggggtggaaGGAGCTGCAGAGCCCAGGAGCTGCCAGGAAAAGGGGGAGCAAACACCGGTTTCTGTTCTGGTTTATCTGTGGGTGAGAGACGTGAAGGAGAGGACGTGAGGATCTCCAGTCCTTGCTGGAGCTGGAGATCCTCAGCGCGTCTCCGcagggctgcagggctctgcGGTGGTCTCGGCTCTTTGCTGATGACCCTGTGTCAGACACGGTGTTTTGCCCACCGACATCCACGCACTCAGCAGGCAAAAACGCTCTGGTCCCCTGAAAGAGATGCAGACACGCTTATTTGTAGTACCTGAGAATGAGGACCGTAGTTCTGTCATTTCATACTTGTTTGTGGGCCCAGAACGGGTGGGGAGGAGGGGTTGGGGTTCCAGTTTGCTCTGGAGGACATCTAAAGATACCAGAGTTTATAAGGTCCCTCATTGAAGGGTAAACAATAGGGCTGTTGTTCTCGGGAGGAGATTAGCAGAGACAGCTCTCCGGGCAGAGGGTTTTAATTGGGATTCTTATGGGAATAGCAGGAGGGCTTTGCGGGTCACGTCCTCGGCGGGTGTAAATCCCCATGGTCCAGTGGACTTGTGCGGGGCCAGGCAGGCTGGCACTGCTGGGGGATTCCATCCGCTGCCTCTGCGCTCCATCGCCGCCTGCCAAGAGAGATAATTACGTGGAGAATGAATCATtctggggagcggggaggaagcTCTGATCAAAAGGGTTGGAAAAAACCCCTCAACCCTGGCCGGCCTGAAAGAGAAATGTCTTTGCTAGAGCCCCATCCTGCTCGCTGTTGTCTGCTGTGAAGGTCTTTCGGGTCCCACGCTGGCCTTGATGCCATAAGGTCTCTTGCAGGTCCCCTCAGGGCTGGGCAGCCGACCATGAAGTTTGTGATGGACACGTCGAAATACTGGTTCAAGCCGAGCATAACCAGGGACCAAGGTAAGGCACGAGTGTCCCTGCTGGGATCGCCCCACCTCAGGCCCGCAGGACTGCTGCCCGTTCCCCAGGCGGGGGTTTTCTCCTCGGTCCCGCTCTCGCCCGCGCTGAGCTCCTGCGGGGACCCGGTGGTGGCAATTCAGAGTATTCGGGGGGTTGATGGGCATGGAGAGACCCATGGGGGAAGGCTCAGAAACACGGGCTGTGCCACGGCCCCTCTGTCCCCGCCGCGGGTCCAGCAAAATTTCTCCTGCCTctgactgtgctgctgctgcgcaGCGCGGCCCGCGACGGGGCTGACTGTCCCCTGGCAGGGACCCGTGGCACCGAGTCGGGGACCCTCGGTCTGCCGGGGCCGTGTACCTGCAGCCGGCACCGGCCGTGTTCTGCAGCTGGTACCCTCACGAGGGACGTGCGCGTCCTCAGCAAAGGCTCCCGATGATTTCTCGCGGCTGCCAAGGAACGTCTCCCTGCGAGAGCATCGGCCGGGCGCGAAACGCAACTGCGGGGAGGTTCCACCTGTTTTCCTTGGCTGAGCCCGCGCCTGTGCTTTGACAGCCAtccagctgctgaaggacaaggagCCAGGCACGTTCGTTGTGCGGGACAGCACGTCGTACCGGGGGTCTTTCGGGCTGGCCATGAAGGTTCCCGTCTCTCCGACCGGCAGCCAGACAGGTAGAGGGACTCGCTGGGAGAGGTGGGGTTTGCTTCGGGGATTTAACTGAAACCAGCCAAACTATGGCAAGCTGAGAAGCCGCGGGACGCTGGGTGCGTGAGGGAGGCTGGCAGCGGGGTCTGCGTGTGCCTATCCCCGTGCACCGGGGCTGGCACCGTGATCCCCACGCAGAGCAGAAGCTCCGGTGGATGCCCTGGGATGgagccccggggcaggcaggggtgggcaggggggaaaCACCGATGCTGACACCGTCTTCGGTCCCACTCGCAGGCGACGAGAGCGGTGACCTCGTCCGGCACTTCCTCATCGAGTCCTCTGCCAAAGGGGTGCACTTGAAAGGAGCCAGCGAGGAGCTGTATTTCGGTAAGGACGGTGCCGTCACCCGCAGCCCGGGCAACCCCAAGAGCGGTCCCCGAAGCCCCTCGGAGCAGCGGCCGTGCCTGCAGCGGGGGTGTTGGCATGGGGGCCCGCCAGCCCCTGGCTCCTGCCCGCCCTTCTCTGCCCGTCAGGCTGTGGTAGCAGCCTCCAAAGCAAGAACGTGGGGTGGGGGTTAGAAAACCCATTTTTGTTGCTGTGAGGTCCCAAACGGTCCAGCttagccccccccctcccctccttctgaGGTCCCTGGGACACTTGAGGGGCCAGAGGCGTGCGGGTGGGAGGTTTTGGGCACCAGTCCCCCCCCTGACGTGCCGTTCCGTGTTGCAGGGAGCCTCTCTGCCTTCGTGTACCAGCACGCCATCACCCCGCTGGCACTGCCCTGCAAGCTCAGCATCCCCACCCGAGGTAGGTGTCGGGGGCAGGAGAGATGCCCCCAGTGGTCCCTCCCGCGGTCTGGGGTGGCGGGGACGGTCCTGCAGTGGGGAGGGGGCCGGACCGCCCATGTGCCCCCACGACGGGGCCGATTGCCCAGGCTGCCGGTGGAGCGGGGACCTGCAGGAGCCAACTGGAGTAGGAGACGGTGGTGACTGGCttctgctggggatggagggtggTCAGCAAAGCAGGGGAGCACTGAGGGTGGGCGAGGCAAGGAGGAGCGGGGAGGTCAGAGAGGAACTGAGCCAGGAGAGGGAGACGGAGGACAATTAGATTAATTACTGCTCGAAACCCCAGCAATGGAAGCGGTCTTTGGGCCGAGAAGCAGAATTTCACCCCATGCAAAGCAGTGGCCCGGAGCAGCCTGACCTGTGGCACCAAGTGCTCCCGCTTCTCCTTTTGTCCTGACCTGTGGCATCAAGTGCTCCCGCTTCTCCTTTTGTGCAGATCTTGCTGACGGAGAAGACAGCCCTGACTGCGCCCCGGAGTCCGCGCCGGCCCTGCTGAAGAAAACTGCTGGTGAGCCCAGGAGAAGGCTGCTGCCAGCGGGGGCCGGGCGAGCTGGCAGTAGATGGGGCTCTGGGCAGGAGTCCTTCCTTGTCAAACACCGGGCTCTATTTTTTTGCGTCGCCCGCTCTGACACCATTCACAGCAGAAGCCGAAAAGTCTTCGGCGCTGCGCAAAGCAGCAGGTCACCCCAGTGCCGGTGTGATGTCCCCCTCCTGGCTTTATCACCAGGCTGGAGATACCTGCAGGTTTTCTTCATGTCCTCAGATCACGGGCTTGTAAGGGAACctgatatttttaaagaaaggagacTTTTGGACCTCACCATGGTGAAGGAAAGCTTGAAAAGACAGTTCTCGAGGTCCCAAGGCTGAGAAAAGACCCACAATTTCAAACAGCCCCTGATTTTTAAGCCTGTCTCCTGATCGGCCTCAACCGGGGTGTTGAACCGATGGGCACTGAAGATCTGGAGTTtctgggagagggagggggcagtcGGGGGCTGGTTAAATTGCTGAGGGACCTTATGGGAGAGGGATGGAAACGGCGCAGCAGGACGGGGAAGGGTCTTTGCTTCTCCTCCGCAGCCAGGTGCCCCCAGCTCCAGGTGAGAGCAGGGAGCGACGGGCAGGAGACCGTGCCGGTGGGTTCCGGCGCAGGCGGGGAAGTCGGGAACCGCGTTGTTTTGCTGGAAATTCTGAAAAATCAGTTGGCAAGCCGAAAAGTTTAGTTTGACCCAGAACAGCCCTTTAAACAGCTCAATCAGCCTGAAATGTCATGTTTTAGGTTGGCCTTCAGCCGTTAGTTGGCTTGGggtatttctgcttttcattaaagaaaatatgtaataaacagaaaaaaaaaaaaaacaaatgtgaCATTTAAAAACCGGAAATTAAATACTTGGACTTTTAAAACAATTAGCGCAAAGAATTaaagtaaaccaaaataaatttgtGAGGAATTTCTGAGTCACCAAATCCTCAATTTTCATCAAAAACAAATCTGACCCACGCAGCCGTGTCCGGTTCCGCGGGATGACGCCtgggccccggccccgctgcgctCGGCGCCACTGCGGGACGCCGCGGACCCCGCGCTGAGCCGGGCTCCGTGCTGTCCTTGCAGTGTGCAACGTCTTGTACCTCAACTCGGTGAACGTGGAGACGCTCACGGGGGCGCCGGCCATCCAGAAAGCCATCTCCTCCACCTTCGAGCTGGAGACgctgcccacccccaccctggTGCACTTCAGGGCGACGGAGCAGGGCGTCACGCTGACCGACGTCCAGAGGAAGTAAGAGGCGCCCGGGGAGGGTCGGGACGGGGCCGCTGACACGGGCTCGCCGCTGGCGAGGCGCCGGGCAGAGCGAAACGGTGACGGAAACGCAGCTCGCCCACGGCCgcccagctctcctcctgcccctcagcctGCCAACGTGCTGACCCACAGCACGTCAGGAGAAAAGCTGGCCTGCTAGGGCAAATCCGTGTCGCAACCCGGGGatggatttcacagaatcacagaatcgcccgggttggaagggacctttcagatcatcgagtccaaccatcgacctaactctgacaaaaaccatcactaaaccatatctctcagcaccgcgtctgcccggctttcaaatgcccccagggatggtgcctcgaccccttccctgggcagcctcttccgatgcttgacaaccctttcagtgtaaaaattgttcctaatatccatcctaaacctcccctggcacaacttgaggccgtttcctcttgtcccatctcctgttccttgggagaagagcccgacccccccttcCCTACACCCTCTTTTCAGGTTTCGGGGTTGATGGGTGAAGCTCGTGGTGACATCTCGAGAGCGGGAGGCAGGACCTGGCAGAACCCAAgcgctgccaggctgggggcagccccgggtAGCGGGACTCCCACCCCCCTGTTCCCCAGCAGCCACCACGGCTCGAGCGGGGCTCGGATGGGCAAAcggctgttttctcccagcagctctgccccggCGCTTTCCTCCTGTAAcgctgccctctcctcctcccccagggtGTTCTTCAGGCGACACTACCCCTTGGCTGCCATCCGGTTTTGCGGGATGGACCCTGAGAACAGAAAGTGAGTTACCGGCCGCTCGGGGGGCTGAGGTCTCGCATCCCCCCCAAATCCCAACCAGGCTGGGCAGCCCCGGCCTTAACGCGCTGGGGCTGGCCAAAAACAAACCTTGACTTTGCAGCTGACGGGGTGGCTTAAGTATCGCTCCCCTGAGCAAAGCCAATTCTGTTCTTCCCGCAGGTGGCAGAAATACTGCAAGTCCTCGAGGTGAGACCCGCGCGGGGACATCCCGCCGCCGAAGCGTGGCGGTGGGaacctgggggcggcgggggggggcggggggagatgcTGCCCAGCGGGCGCGTTGCAAAGCTTCGCGGGGCAGCGAAGAATCAACGCTTAAAAATGAAGAGGGGATGCGATAAAACTTAACGTGGTGGCAGGATGAGACGTGGGACAGGTGGGTGAAGCTttccggggcggggggagggggtttGCTTTGTAGGTCTTGATGAGGGGTTTGGCGGAGCCCGATTCTCCGCGTTTAGAAAGCCCCCGTCCGAGTCCGTCAGCCTCCCAGCGACGGCTCGCGCCGGGCTCAGGAAGGGAGTTTGTATCTGGCTCTACCTTGCCTTCAAGAAACTTTTCACAGCTGGGGAAGCCTTGCCAGAAACACTTCTCCCGGCTGTTTTGCTTCCAAGTAAACGTGATTGGGGAGCGGGCCAAGGTGGAATTGCTGGAACCGGGGTTGTGCTTTGCGGCCGGGGCTAGTTTAAGCGTATTCCTTTGGGTTCCTGGATGCAAACTACATAAGGCGCTCTCTCCTTTTCCAAAGGATCTTTGGGTTCGTGGCCAAAAGCCAGACAGATTCGGAGAACTTCTGTCACCTGTTTGCAGAGTACGACACCGTGCAGCCGGCGTCGCTTGTCATCGACCTTCTCTGCAAGCTCCTGCCGGGCCCGTAGAGGACAGAAACCCGGGGACAgctcagggctggcagctgcccacGCTCTGCCAAGCTTCTCCCACTCACCCTTTCCCGCTTCTGGGTTGCATTTTGGCAACAgcccatatttatttttttttttaattttttttttttttgttacataccGTCAAGTCAAGAGTCTCAGTTAAACATTTTTTACGCTCTGGTGGGACGAGATGTTCCTCTGAGACCCTCCGTGGGGGACGGCTGCCCACGGGGAGCGGAACTGTGGGACGGGAGCTGCGCTCGCCGGACGGAgccgctgcctccctcccctgccgcgcACCCTGCGCTTCGCTCTGCAGGACTCAAATACTCCGGCCGAGATTTCTCCGGGCAGCGGGGGATGCCTGTGCTTGGGGTGTCCAAGCCGAGGAGCGTTCGGTGGCGCCGGGCTCAGGGACTCAGCACTGAACCCCCCCCAGTGTCGCAGGGGGGGGAGGTCTGGTGCAGGCTTGCCGGGGGGACTCACAGACCAGCACCAGCCGGGCGGGTTTGCAAATCAAAGCGTATATAAAATCACCGGGCCCTGCTGAAAAATCCCGCTTCCCTCAAGGAGCAAGAAGCGTCGAAAGGCAGAAATGTCAGAGCAGCGCGGTTTCGGCCGGTGCTGGTAAATTCTCCTGCCCTTTTTTTGCAAAGCGGGGTTACGGGCTAGCTCAGCCTGCAGGCATCGCAGCGAGCTGAGAAATAAATGTTGACATTTTCATGACAGTAAAACGTTGGGTTTTTTGGAAATGACTTGCATGAATTTGGGCCAGATCGTCAGATGACGTAAATTGGCGCAGCCTCATGGAAGTCAGGGCCGCcgtgatttacaccagctgaagattCAGCTCTCGCTGTAATCTCAGAGTGGGGCAGAGCCGCTCTGAGGCCGCCCTCCACCCGTCTCCCTTCGCGCTCGCTTACCTGCTGCCTTTACGCTGCTTTAATTTTGGACGCCGTGCTAACGAATGCCCTGCTTAGGGGTTGTTTTCGGTAAAGCGGTGGATCGTTTCCCTCACCGCAGACCCTGCGGAGATGTTAGCGACTGAAATAGGTTACTCCGCTCTCT
This sequence is a window from Rissa tridactyla isolate bRisTri1 chromosome 19, bRisTri1.patW.cur.20221130, whole genome shotgun sequence. Protein-coding genes within it:
- the TNS4 gene encoding tensin-4, with the protein product MSQVIQNHVLRVGQTVCVSSQEESKSLRPAGYAGCSALPIKFGYCSREGWAAPAAVVHASARLLPSAGLYEAHPAFEPVAAQAQGKGQQDASSERPAAPRQPKEEEEDASTDPEAHLVSPTLDISIETLNKLILEIDPTFQPLTCKPVKDAVQPAAQGDAVATGKQDAEAIDIKYIEMTPGRATCPERLQGSPSPSGTPFSRSPQGNGSLPQKGGLRGNYSTGGSVVFSSPPRPVSPRSAAPSCAASPTCSKASECVAVPLQCAAGQTDSISYGPGALGTSLGFDNLLKPLQVMRTQQRSSWVSLLSTSPGSDTSYILGSSTHSLPHDDSDAHLAACRSADCPSPASSLGSPCPPSPSVRSHSGEAFGLSLHQPRTTCSTKANASPSQKGQASSCPPSILNSAADIPVLLVNGCLEHGGASSRLAKAPPASAKQSPPPSCSLAVGLGGLNAALSAPALSCASDSPLRAGQPTMKFVMDTSKYWFKPSITRDQAIQLLKDKEPGTFVVRDSTSYRGSFGLAMKVPVSPTGSQTGDESGDLVRHFLIESSAKGVHLKGASEELYFGSLSAFVYQHAITPLALPCKLSIPTRDLADGEDSPDCAPESAPALLKKTAVCNVLYLNSVNVETLTGAPAIQKAISSTFELETLPTPTLVHFRATEQGVTLTDVQRKVFFRRHYPLAAIRFCGMDPENRKWQKYCKSSRIFGFVAKSQTDSENFCHLFAEYDTVQPASLVIDLLCKLLPGP